From the genome of Oncorhynchus tshawytscha isolate Ot180627B linkage group LG31, Otsh_v2.0, whole genome shotgun sequence, one region includes:
- the zbtb8b gene encoding zinc finger and BTB domain-containing protein 8B, whose translation MEVSGYQSKLLCELNEQRKRDFFCDCSIVVEGRVFKAHRNVLFAGSGYFRALLVHYLQDSGQHHSTASLDIVTAEAFSSILDFLYSGRLDLRSDNVIEVMSAASYLQMTDVVSFCKGYIRSSLEICNREKDRDRNKEKERDGPADSGTPAMPPPSSTASVTLPSLSLEGDGVTHVRSESPPSTVTDPPSSAAALPRVPTPPGPSRDSESDCSSRGEFPSHIIVGRTPHGHGDHVMNPLSSGLTLELVRPKIEYDPDDEPEDGSPDTKDLTLFMGPPLHTHHPDHLHDRLASSSPSPSSERSSLGFGGCHARQFMDVLLRGGSSPHRDRGEQGQMFAQGMGLWGGGGRVDEGLGMGGSSIMEIQSDWYGEDTGDGLLVPVKLHKCPFCPYTAKQKGILKRHIRCHTGERPFPCETCGKRFTRQEHLRSHSLSVHRSSWPVVCKGCRRSFTGALSHGLKRFGLCDNCTCVTTTGHDDSPPAHINLDGQPEAMERGDGDSDWPRFRDDADDMEAGGGIIEDLGEKGKPHRRLSEIPTTVDMKERRQGKEEFNFQTQF comes from the exons ATGGAGGTGTCAGGCTACCAGTCCAAGCTGCTGTGTGAGCTCAATGAGCAGCGGAAGAGAGACTTCTTCTGTGACTGCAGTATAGTCGTGGAGGGGCGGGTCTTCAAGGCCCATCGCAACGTCCTATTCGCCGGCAGCGGCTACTTCCGAGCCCTATTGGTCCACTACCTACAG GACAGCGGTCAGCACCACAGTACAGCCTCTCTGGACATCGTGACGGCCGAGGCCTTCTCCTCcatcctggacttcctgtacTCGGGCCGACTGGACCTGCGCAGCGACAACGTCATCGAGGTGATGTCAGCGGCCAGCTACCTCCAGATGACTGACGTGGTGTCCTTCTGTAAAGGCTACATCCGCTCCTCTCTGGAGATCTGTaacagggagaaagacagagatagaaacaaagagaaggagagagacggtcCGGCTGACAGTGGAACCCCAGCCATGCCACCTCCCTCTTCCACCGCCTCTGTAACTCTTCCTTCGTTGTCACTAGAGGGAGATGGAGTTACTCATGTACGTTCAGAATCCCCCCCTTCCACTGTCACAGACCCCCCATCCTCGGCAGCAGCCCTCCCCAGGGTCCCCACGCCCCCCGGCCCTAGCAGAGACTCTGAGAGCGACTGCAGCTCCAGAGGGGAGTTCCCATCTCATATTATTGTGGGCCGGACCCCACATGGACATGGGGACCATGTGATGAACCCCCTTTCCTCTGGGTTGACCCTAGAACTAGTGCGCCCCAAGATCGAGTACGACCCCGATGACGAGCCCGAGGACGGGTCTCCCGATACCAAAGACCTGACGTTGTTTATGGGACCCCCcctccacacccaccacccaGACCACCTCCATGACAGGCTGGCATCCTCCAGCCCTTCCCCCAGCAGCGagcgctcctccctgggcttcgGGGGCTGCCACGCCAGGCAGTTCATGGATGTGCTGTTGAGAGGCGGCTCCAGCCCccacagggacagaggggagcAGGGACAGATGTTTGCCCAGGGAATGGGCCTCTGGGGTGGGGGAGGCAGGGTGGATGAGGGTCTGGGGATGGGTGGGTCCTCTATCATGGAGATACAGAGCGACTGGTACGGAGAGGACACAG GTGATGGCTTGTTAGTGCCGGTGAAGCTCCACAAGTGTCCGTTCTGCCCGTACACCGCCAAGCAGAAGGGCATCCTGAAGAGACACATCCGCTGTCACActggagagagacccttcccctgtGAGACATGTGGCAAGAGGTTCACAAGGCAGGAACACCTCCGCAGTCACTCACTCAGc GTGCACCGTTCCAGTTGGCCCGTGGTTTGTAAGGGGTGCAGACGAAGCTTCACTGGAGCCCTGTCCCACGGACTGAAACGCTTTGGCCTGTGTGACAACTGTACCTGTGTTACGACCACGGGCCACGACGACTCACCTCCCGCCCACATCAACCTCGACGGCCAACCAGAGGCCATGGAACGCGGGGACGGAGACAGTGATTGGCCCAGGTTCAGGGATGATGCTGATGACATGGAGGCCGGGGGAGGGATTATAGAGGACCTGGGGGAGAAGGGGAAACCACACAGACGACTGTCAGAGATCCCAACCACAGTggacatgaaggagaggagacaaggaaaggaagaaTTTAACTTTCAGACACAGTTTTAG